From the genome of Synergistaceae bacterium, one region includes:
- a CDS encoding cyclodeaminase/cyclohydrolase family protein, which produces MADELMSKSCAEFTKLLGAKVSMPGGGAASALVGALGAALCEMAANFTVGNKRYYDVEPEMKEIVKKAEKLRVRFLELSDEDAKAFPELSAAWRLPKDYPNRKEIFTRASLNACKAPFEMVKCCCEAIDLLAVVMEKGNIMLISDVGCGVSLCEAAMSSSAMNVYINTGSLKDCPEAREMESQIDSLMAEYLPKIDDISGKVTIIVRRV; this is translated from the coding sequence ATGGCTGACGAGTTAATGAGCAAATCATGCGCTGAGTTCACAAAACTTTTAGGCGCAAAAGTATCAATGCCCGGAGGCGGTGCCGCGTCTGCTCTTGTGGGTGCGCTGGGTGCGGCATTGTGCGAGATGGCCGCAAATTTCACGGTCGGCAACAAAAGATATTATGACGTTGAGCCGGAAATGAAAGAAATCGTGAAGAAAGCCGAGAAGCTCCGGGTGCGTTTTCTTGAGCTTTCTGACGAGGACGCAAAAGCCTTCCCGGAACTTTCAGCGGCGTGGAGGCTCCCGAAAGATTATCCCAACAGAAAAGAAATCTTCACACGCGCTTCACTCAATGCCTGCAAAGCTCCATTTGAGATGGTAAAGTGCTGCTGCGAGGCTATAGACCTTCTTGCGGTCGTCATGGAAAAAGGGAACATAATGCTGATTTCTGATGTCGGGTGCGGGGTGTCATTGTGCGAGGCCGCTATGAGTTCGTCAGCAATGAATGTATACATCAACACAGGTAGCCTCAAAGACTGCCCGGAAGCGCGAGAAATGGAGTCGCAGATTGACTCGCTCATGGCCGAATACCTGCCCAAAATCGATGACATCTCCGGCAAAGTTACAATTATCGTCAGGAGGGTTTAG
- a CDS encoding formate--tetrahydrofolate ligase: MSFPSDIEIAQSVTPKNIIDVASSIGISEDELELYGRYKAKVSPSVMKRLAGRRDGKLILVTAITPTPAGEGKTTTTVGLTDGLRKIGKNAMAALREPSLGPSFGLKGGAAGGGYAQVIPMEDINLHFTGDLHAITTAHNLCAAMLDNHIQQGNELNIDPRRVVFRRVMDLNERALRNIVIGLGGKAHGVPRESGFDITVASEVMAILCLSSDLMDLKARLGRMVLAYTYDGKPVTASDIGAAGSMAVLLKDAIKPNLVQTLEGSPVFIHGGPFANIAHGCNSIQATRLGLKCADYLVTEAGFGADLGAEKFLDIKCRVAGLKPDAVVVVATVRALKMHGGRKKTELNTEDLPALEAGIPNLMKHIENIQKYGLPVVVAINRFPNDTEAELSLVAEKCRELGASFALSEVWSKGGEGGTELARKVVEACEKPSSFRFIYDTAMTPKEKMNAIAREIYGADGVDFTAQAEKDLAQIHELGKDDLLVCMAKTQYSLSDDPAKIGRPSGFRITVREVRLSAGAGFLVAVTGEIMTMPGLPKKPAALNIDVDSDGKITGLF, translated from the coding sequence ATGTCATTCCCAAGTGATATAGAGATCGCGCAGTCAGTAACACCGAAAAATATTATTGATGTCGCGTCAAGTATAGGAATTTCGGAAGATGAGTTAGAGCTTTACGGACGGTACAAAGCAAAAGTATCACCCTCCGTAATGAAGAGATTAGCGGGCAGGCGGGACGGGAAATTAATCCTCGTTACGGCCATAACTCCCACACCTGCGGGCGAGGGCAAGACTACAACAACTGTAGGACTCACTGACGGCCTGCGGAAAATCGGCAAAAACGCAATGGCGGCATTACGTGAGCCATCATTAGGGCCTAGCTTCGGACTCAAAGGCGGCGCGGCAGGGGGCGGCTATGCTCAGGTTATCCCGATGGAGGACATCAACCTACATTTCACGGGAGACCTTCACGCGATTACGACAGCGCACAATCTCTGCGCGGCCATGCTCGACAATCACATTCAGCAGGGAAACGAGCTGAACATTGACCCGCGGAGAGTCGTTTTCCGCAGAGTAATGGATCTCAACGAGAGGGCATTACGGAATATCGTTATCGGTCTCGGCGGAAAAGCTCACGGAGTCCCGCGTGAGTCAGGATTCGACATCACAGTAGCTTCTGAGGTCATGGCGATTCTTTGCCTGTCGTCTGACTTGATGGACTTGAAGGCCAGACTCGGCAGGATGGTTCTTGCGTACACGTATGACGGGAAGCCCGTAACAGCCTCCGACATAGGCGCGGCAGGGTCAATGGCTGTCTTGCTGAAGGACGCAATAAAGCCGAATCTCGTTCAGACGCTTGAAGGCAGTCCCGTATTCATTCACGGCGGGCCATTCGCGAACATCGCGCACGGGTGCAACAGCATTCAGGCAACGAGGCTCGGACTGAAATGCGCGGATTATCTCGTTACTGAGGCGGGGTTCGGTGCTGACTTGGGCGCGGAAAAGTTTCTTGACATAAAATGCCGTGTCGCCGGGCTGAAGCCGGACGCGGTTGTAGTTGTTGCGACTGTAAGAGCGTTGAAGATGCACGGAGGACGGAAGAAGACCGAGCTTAACACAGAGGACTTGCCCGCGCTTGAGGCAGGTATTCCCAATCTCATGAAGCACATCGAGAACATACAGAAATACGGCCTCCCTGTTGTTGTCGCGATAAACAGATTCCCGAACGACACGGAAGCGGAATTATCACTTGTTGCGGAAAAATGCCGGGAGCTTGGCGCGTCATTCGCACTGTCTGAGGTGTGGAGCAAAGGCGGTGAGGGTGGCACAGAATTAGCGCGGAAAGTTGTCGAGGCCTGCGAGAAGCCGTCATCATTCCGATTCATTTACGACACGGCCATGACTCCCAAAGAGAAAATGAATGCGATTGCCCGCGAGATTTACGGCGCGGACGGCGTAGACTTCACAGCACAGGCGGAGAAAGATTTAGCGCAGATTCACGAACTCGGCAAGGATGATTTACTTGTCTGCATGGCGAAAACTCAGTACTCATTATCCGATGACCCCGCGAAAATCGGACGGCCTTCAGGATTCCGCATTACTGTCCGTGAAGTGAGATTGTCTGCGGGGGCGGGCTTCCTTGTGGCTGTTACGGGTGAGATTATGACGATGCCGGGCCTGCCGAAAAAGCCTGCCGCGCTGAATATTGATGTCGATTCTGACGGAAAGATTACGGGGCTGTTCTAA
- a CDS encoding CGGC domain-containing protein produces MGLVVIIQCDDVVKRCSGFLCMRDFYDRAGKFADYPEGTRYMSMTCGGCCGNITVKLENLAMRLRKDGISKDDVTFHFASCICSENAHRLPCPFMNRMKALLQHKGFGNIVLGTHISKKAEAKRQAGIYRKWE; encoded by the coding sequence ATGGGACTTGTTGTGATTATTCAGTGCGATGATGTCGTGAAAAGGTGTTCGGGATTTCTCTGCATGAGGGACTTTTACGACCGCGCCGGGAAATTCGCCGATTACCCTGAAGGGACTCGCTATATGTCGATGACCTGCGGAGGGTGCTGCGGTAATATCACCGTCAAACTTGAGAACCTCGCCATGAGACTCCGCAAGGACGGAATCAGCAAGGACGATGTTACGTTTCATTTTGCCTCGTGTATATGTTCCGAGAACGCGCATAGGCTTCCCTGCCCGTTCATGAACCGCATGAAGGCATTGTTACAGCATAAGGGATTCGGGAATATCGTTCTTGGGACTCACATCTCAAAGAAGGCAGAAGCAAAACGGCAGGCGGGAATCTATCGCAAGTGGGAATAA
- a CDS encoding sodium-translocating pyrophosphatase produces the protein MYVATNSNGRTTYAALSGMPAEKPAPKSAKKSSVDLDKSEAVTEEAPAPEAPKSEGILSVAAGNALEVAFSGGSIVGMVVVGLGLIGLAIAYLFLNDVTALTAFGMGASSIALFARVGGGIYTKAADVGADLVGKVEAGIPEDDPRNPAVIADNVGDNVGDIAGMGADLFESYVNSILAAMAIGAVYTFTPGVADSHLGLWGIGFPLFLAAWGIFSSIVGCMMISQKAPYAGQVRGIIAKLPGMAGVVKRIEDGDAAFALRTGTFVAGGLMIAGTFILSIFFFFSNSFSVFLSVTSGVIAGIIIGIVTEIYTSGDYRFVQSVAASSDTGPATVILSGLSLGMMSTGIPVLLICLSTLISYYLAGMFGVAVAAVGMLSITGISLSVDAYGPIADNAGGIAEMSELPEGVRKITDHLDAIGNTTAAMGKGLAIGSAALTALALFVAYSQAAHIDKIDIMNPYVIVGLLIGGMLPFIFCSLSIDAVSKAAGSMIEEVRRQFREIPGIMEGTGKPDSNRCVEISTHAALTQMIVPGVMAVAVPVLVGFLLGKEALGGLLGGAIVTGVMMALFMANSGGAWDNAKKYIEEGHFNGKGSPNHAAAVVGDTVGDPFKDTAGPALNILIKLMTVVALVLAPLF, from the coding sequence ATGTACGTTGCGACAAATTCCAACGGGAGAACAACATATGCGGCTCTCTCAGGAATGCCCGCAGAGAAACCTGCGCCAAAGTCAGCAAAGAAATCATCCGTTGACCTCGACAAGTCAGAAGCCGTAACAGAAGAAGCCCCCGCTCCTGAAGCACCGAAATCCGAGGGGATACTCTCAGTTGCGGCGGGGAATGCTCTTGAGGTAGCGTTCTCAGGCGGAAGCATTGTCGGTATGGTCGTTGTAGGACTGGGACTCATTGGTCTTGCCATCGCGTATTTGTTCCTGAATGATGTTACAGCTTTGACGGCGTTCGGAATGGGCGCAAGCTCGATAGCGTTATTCGCCCGTGTGGGAGGCGGTATCTACACGAAAGCGGCTGACGTTGGCGCGGATCTTGTCGGAAAAGTTGAGGCCGGAATCCCTGAAGATGACCCCCGCAACCCTGCTGTTATCGCGGATAACGTTGGGGACAATGTTGGCGACATTGCCGGAATGGGCGCGGATCTGTTCGAGTCATACGTCAACTCAATTCTCGCGGCAATGGCAATCGGGGCGGTCTACACCTTCACGCCGGGAGTCGCTGACTCACATCTCGGACTCTGGGGAATCGGCTTCCCTCTGTTCCTTGCGGCCTGGGGCATATTCTCGTCAATCGTTGGCTGCATGATGATCTCGCAGAAAGCCCCCTACGCCGGGCAGGTTCGCGGGATAATCGCAAAACTTCCGGGCATGGCCGGAGTCGTCAAGCGCATTGAGGACGGGGACGCGGCATTTGCTCTCAGGACTGGTACATTTGTCGCGGGCGGTCTGATGATTGCCGGAACATTCATTCTCAGCATATTCTTCTTCTTCTCCAACTCGTTCAGCGTTTTCCTTTCGGTTACGTCAGGAGTTATCGCGGGAATAATCATCGGAATCGTTACGGAGATTTACACGTCAGGGGATTACAGGTTCGTTCAGAGCGTGGCGGCCTCATCTGACACAGGCCCGGCGACCGTAATTTTGTCGGGGCTTTCTCTCGGAATGATGTCGACAGGAATCCCGGTGCTTCTCATCTGCCTGTCAACCCTCATCAGCTACTACCTTGCGGGCATGTTCGGCGTTGCTGTGGCGGCGGTAGGTATGCTTTCGATCACGGGAATTTCACTGAGCGTTGACGCATACGGCCCTATAGCGGACAATGCCGGCGGAATCGCGGAGATGAGCGAGCTTCCTGAAGGTGTGCGGAAAATCACAGACCACCTCGACGCAATCGGAAACACAACCGCGGCTATGGGCAAGGGGCTTGCTATCGGCTCTGCGGCATTGACGGCACTGGCTCTTTTCGTGGCATACTCGCAGGCGGCTCATATCGACAAAATTGACATCATGAATCCGTATGTCATTGTCGGACTGCTTATCGGCGGAATGCTCCCGTTCATATTCTGCTCTCTGTCAATTGACGCTGTGAGCAAGGCGGCAGGCTCTATGATTGAGGAAGTCCGCAGGCAGTTCCGCGAGATTCCCGGCATTATGGAGGGAACCGGCAAGCCTGATTCAAATCGCTGTGTAGAGATTTCGACACACGCGGCTTTAACGCAGATGATTGTACCGGGCGTTATGGCTGTGGCTGTCCCTGTGCTTGTGGGATTCCTGCTGGGCAAAGAGGCTCTCGGCGGTCTTCTCGGCGGTGCGATCGTTACGGGCGTAATGATGGCTCTTTTCATGGCTAACTCCGGCGGAGCTTGGGACAACGCAAAGAAATACATCGAGGAAGGCCACTTCAACGGCAAAGGCTCACCCAATCATGCCGCGGCGGTCGTGGGCGATACAGTCGGCGACCCGTTCAAAGACACAGCCGGCCCCGCGCTTAACATTCTCATCAAGCTAATGACCGTTGTAGCCTTAGTGCTTGCCCCGTTATTCTAG
- a CDS encoding bifunctional 5,10-methylene-tetrahydrofolate dehydrogenase/5,10-methylene-tetrahydrofolate cyclohydrolase, with the protein MAELLKGVPAATKITEELSARCEKLKARGIIPTLAMLRVGEKPGDLSYESGAEKRCAKIGITVKKIILPDSASKGEILGHVSEINNDDSIHGLLMFRPLDDKDIESSAREILSPSKDVDCMTDESLAGVFTGANVGYPPCTAQACIELLGYYGIDIAGKNVAVIGRSLVIGRPVSMLLMSRNATVTICHSKTRNLPALCRNADIIIAAIGRAKFVGAEFVSEGQTVIDVGINVDENGKLCGDVDFDAVSKIVRALSPVPGGVGALTTAVLAKHVIESAEKLLK; encoded by the coding sequence ATGGCAGAATTGCTGAAAGGAGTCCCGGCCGCAACGAAAATCACAGAGGAATTATCCGCCCGCTGTGAAAAGTTAAAGGCACGGGGAATCATTCCGACGCTCGCGATGTTACGAGTCGGAGAAAAGCCCGGCGATTTATCCTACGAGTCTGGCGCGGAAAAACGATGTGCAAAAATCGGAATCACCGTCAAGAAAATCATCCTCCCGGATTCAGCGTCAAAAGGTGAAATTCTCGGCCATGTCAGCGAAATCAATAATGACGACTCTATTCACGGCCTGCTGATGTTCCGTCCTCTTGACGACAAAGACATAGAATCTTCAGCGCGTGAAATTCTTTCTCCGTCAAAAGATGTTGACTGCATGACAGATGAATCACTCGCGGGAGTCTTCACGGGTGCGAATGTGGGCTACCCTCCCTGCACGGCGCAGGCATGTATTGAGCTTCTCGGCTATTACGGGATTGACATTGCCGGGAAAAATGTTGCTGTTATCGGGCGGAGTCTCGTAATTGGCCGCCCCGTGTCAATGCTCCTGATGAGCCGGAACGCAACCGTAACAATCTGCCACTCAAAGACACGTAATCTTCCCGCACTCTGTCGGAACGCTGACATAATCATAGCCGCGATAGGCAGGGCGAAATTTGTCGGGGCTGAATTTGTGTCAGAAGGCCAGACGGTTATTGATGTCGGGATTAATGTTGACGAGAACGGGAAATTATGCGGTGATGTTGATTTTGACGCGGTATCAAAAATTGTGCGGGCATTGTCGCCTGTGCCGGGGGGAGTCGGTGCGCTCACAACGGCGGTGCTTGCGAAACACGTAATAGAATCAGCGGAGAAATTATTGAAGTAA
- a CDS encoding threonine/serine exporter family protein — protein sequence MRDIDYILTFCVNLSRNMIMSGANLERIHTAVNTVCRAYKLHEVSIFLLSTHMSVSAIDDEGNYSSRQISIPASGIHLDRLRSLNQLSYKVAEITPNPKTLSQMLDRAMNVGDYPEYFVLAGKICAMLCLGIMFGATAWDLIPVAVITAVIHFLMSWLERKGLDRMLVNSLTMWSAASVALAYIYSGFSGNFAVIMITVSMLVIPGIPLVNAMRNLLCGSEINGILQMLKVSVETMALALGIYAAFMMFGVEGMISPALSAPSDPALLVGLSFLASVGFGVVFRIPPKDLWLAGLGGALSRLSIIYLPGIMPGRFAYMTLSASVAALYAEFLAIRRKQPSTYFVYPSIIPLIPGDLFYYAITGIYLGAREWVELNGVNCLISLAGLSVGFVLASTVVIHVRRKKP from the coding sequence ATGCGCGATATAGATTACATTCTCACATTCTGCGTGAACCTGAGCCGCAATATGATTATGAGCGGGGCGAACCTCGAACGGATTCACACGGCGGTCAACACTGTATGCCGGGCGTATAAGTTGCATGAAGTCAGCATATTCCTTCTCAGCACTCATATGTCAGTCAGCGCAATTGATGATGAGGGCAATTATTCCTCGCGGCAGATTTCGATTCCTGCTTCAGGGATTCACCTTGACCGCCTGCGGAGCCTCAATCAGTTATCGTACAAAGTCGCCGAAATTACGCCCAATCCCAAAACGTTATCGCAGATGTTAGACCGTGCAATGAATGTAGGCGATTACCCGGAGTATTTTGTTCTTGCGGGGAAAATATGCGCTATGCTTTGTCTTGGGATAATGTTCGGGGCTACGGCGTGGGATTTGATTCCTGTTGCTGTGATTACGGCGGTGATACATTTCCTGATGTCGTGGCTTGAACGGAAGGGGCTTGACCGTATGCTAGTGAACTCGCTGACAATGTGGTCGGCGGCCTCTGTCGCGCTTGCGTATATATATTCGGGCTTCAGCGGAAATTTCGCTGTAATAATGATAACGGTATCAATGCTCGTCATACCCGGCATACCCCTAGTAAATGCCATGCGTAATTTGCTGTGCGGGAGCGAAATTAATGGGATATTGCAGATGCTGAAAGTTTCAGTTGAGACTATGGCACTTGCCCTCGGAATTTACGCGGCGTTCATGATGTTCGGCGTTGAAGGGATGATAAGCCCGGCTTTGTCTGCTCCGTCTGACCCGGCGTTACTGGTAGGGCTGTCGTTTCTCGCGTCAGTGGGATTCGGGGTAGTGTTCAGGATTCCGCCCAAAGATTTATGGCTTGCGGGACTCGGCGGTGCGCTGTCGCGTTTGTCGATAATATATCTTCCGGGAATAATGCCCGGGCGTTTCGCGTATATGACCCTCTCAGCCTCAGTAGCGGCACTTTACGCGGAGTTTCTCGCCATAAGACGCAAACAGCCGTCAACATATTTCGTTTACCCGTCAATTATTCCATTGATACCGGGCGATTTGTTCTATTACGCGATAACGGGGATATATCTCGGTGCGCGTGAATGGGTTGAGCTTAACGGGGTAAACTGCCTCATATCGCTTGCGGGACTCAGCGTGGGATTCGTTCTTGCGTCAACAGTCGTTATACACGTCCGCAGGAAGAAGCCGTAA
- a CDS encoding permease, with translation MWDFVQVQVLGMKWLNDISGRLLSLAGIDTSSAFGKSVQFFLFDTVKISLLLCALIFCVSYIQTFFPPERSKRIMGRFRGLWANIIGALLGAVTPFCACSSIPIFIGFTSAGLPLGMTFSFLISSPMINPGSLVILMSVFGARTAAAYIILGLTLAVLGGSFIGHLHMEKYIEDFARSRSGVIDSDIEFLSFTTAQRVKYSRGEVAATFRVVFPYILAGVGIGAVIHNYVPEKLITSVLGGDNPFGVILATIVGIPVYADIFGTIPIAEALLAKGALIGTVISFMMAVTDLSLPSLIMLRKVIKPRLLWVFVMTCAAGIIITGYVFNFMF, from the coding sequence TTGTGGGACTTTGTGCAGGTTCAAGTTCTCGGAATGAAGTGGCTTAATGATATTTCGGGGCGTTTGCTTTCACTTGCAGGGATTGATACATCTTCAGCGTTTGGGAAAAGTGTACAGTTCTTTCTGTTTGACACTGTGAAGATAAGCCTGCTTCTTTGTGCGCTGATATTCTGTGTGTCGTACATACAGACATTTTTCCCGCCTGAACGTAGCAAGAGAATCATGGGCAGATTCCGGGGACTTTGGGCGAATATCATAGGGGCATTGCTGGGAGCTGTAACGCCTTTCTGCGCGTGTTCATCGATTCCGATATTCATAGGTTTCACAAGCGCGGGGCTTCCTCTGGGTATGACGTTCTCATTTCTGATTTCGTCGCCTATGATTAATCCGGGGAGTCTGGTTATTCTGATGAGCGTTTTCGGAGCGAGGACGGCGGCGGCGTATATTATTCTTGGCTTAACGCTGGCGGTTCTCGGAGGGTCATTTATCGGACATCTTCACATGGAGAAATACATCGAGGATTTTGCGCGGTCTCGTTCGGGAGTAATTGATTCGGATATAGAATTTCTGAGCTTCACGACAGCACAGCGCGTAAAGTATTCACGCGGGGAAGTCGCCGCAACTTTCCGGGTTGTTTTCCCGTATATTCTCGCGGGCGTGGGAATAGGCGCGGTGATACACAACTATGTGCCGGAGAAGCTCATAACTTCCGTGCTTGGCGGCGATAATCCTTTCGGGGTGATTCTGGCTACAATTGTGGGAATCCCGGTTTACGCTGACATTTTCGGAACAATCCCGATTGCTGAGGCACTGCTGGCAAAAGGCGCGTTAATTGGTACGGTAATCAGCTTCATGATGGCTGTTACGGATCTGAGCCTGCCCTCGCTCATAATGCTGCGGAAAGTCATAAAGCCCCGACTGCTTTGGGTTTTCGTGATGACATGCGCGGCCGGAATCATAATCACGGGCTACGTGTTCAACTTCATGTTTTAG
- a CDS encoding SH3 domain-containing protein → MRKLAGIMIFLCVMMFLTADSAAAAQSKRVEYPAEGVVINTAENDRLNVREKPDAKSQILAKLPNGAPVTVNGEAKSPNGSLWYFIHEEESGILGYVSAKYIELPGQKKPKERRKNYPAEGVVINIAENDRLNIREKPTSKSRILDALDNGAHVTVNGEAKSSGGGIWYYIYDEESGVSGYVSGKYIELQ, encoded by the coding sequence ATGAGAAAACTTGCAGGAATTATGATTTTTCTGTGCGTGATGATGTTTCTGACTGCTGACTCTGCCGCGGCCGCTCAAAGCAAGCGCGTAGAATATCCCGCAGAAGGAGTCGTGATAAACACGGCGGAGAATGACCGCCTCAATGTCCGCGAGAAGCCCGATGCTAAATCACAAATTTTAGCCAAGCTCCCAAACGGTGCGCCAGTTACGGTAAACGGAGAAGCAAAATCCCCGAACGGCTCATTATGGTACTTCATTCACGAGGAAGAGTCCGGGATTCTGGGCTATGTGTCGGCGAAATATATCGAACTGCCCGGCCAAAAAAAGCCCAAAGAGCGCAGGAAAAATTATCCGGCTGAAGGAGTCGTGATAAACATCGCGGAAAATGACCGCCTCAACATCCGCGAGAAACCCACCTCGAAATCACGCATACTTGACGCACTCGACAACGGGGCGCATGTTACCGTGAACGGCGAGGCAAAATCTTCAGGCGGGGGAATATGGTATTACATCTATGACGAGGAGTCCGGGGTATCGGGCTATGTTTCGGGGAAATATATTGAGCTTCAGTAG